Proteins encoded together in one Halalkaliarchaeum sp. AArc-CO window:
- the cruF gene encoding bisanhydrobacterioruberin hydratase: MSGRTVPEWVSIGAVRDRLPNTRREFERALDRTVDENRFTIAVLFPTVGGLLLVASAEGLLPEPLAFNPWLLLVGVAVMRSPLVAGVAPLVDRRAGAWLGLLVAYTYVIEHVGVRTGWPYGHFEYGISLGPMVGGVPLALPLFFIPLVANAYLLCLLLLGSRANSTPIRLATVIGFVIAMDAVLDPGAVALGFWEYDGGGIFYEVPLSNYAGWVLSATVAVVSLDRAFDRTGLRSRLRSTPFMLDDMVSFVILWGGINVWFGNPIPALLAAAMAAGLIATDRFDSELLWPWRD; the protein is encoded by the coding sequence GTGAGCGGACGTACCGTCCCCGAATGGGTCTCTATCGGAGCGGTCCGCGACCGACTGCCGAACACGCGACGGGAGTTCGAACGGGCACTCGACCGCACGGTCGACGAGAACCGATTCACGATCGCGGTCCTCTTCCCGACGGTCGGCGGGCTGCTCCTGGTCGCCAGTGCGGAGGGGCTGCTTCCGGAACCTCTCGCCTTCAACCCCTGGTTACTCCTGGTCGGCGTCGCAGTGATGCGGTCGCCGCTCGTGGCCGGCGTGGCACCTCTGGTCGACCGGCGGGCCGGTGCGTGGCTCGGGTTGCTCGTCGCGTACACCTATGTGATCGAACACGTCGGTGTCCGGACGGGCTGGCCGTACGGCCACTTCGAGTACGGAATCAGCCTCGGCCCGATGGTGGGGGGCGTTCCCCTCGCGTTGCCGCTGTTTTTCATTCCCCTCGTGGCGAACGCGTACCTGCTTTGCCTACTTTTGCTGGGGTCGCGGGCGAACTCGACCCCGATCCGGCTCGCGACCGTCATCGGGTTCGTCATCGCGATGGACGCCGTCCTCGATCCCGGTGCAGTCGCACTCGGATTCTGGGAGTACGACGGCGGTGGGATCTTCTATGAAGTCCCACTGTCGAACTACGCAGGATGGGTGCTGTCTGCGACGGTCGCGGTCGTCTCGCTCGATCGGGCGTTCGACCGTACTGGATTGCGTTCGCGCCTTCGTTCGACGCCGTTCATGCTCGACGACATGGTGAGTTTCGTGATCCTGTGGGGCGGCATCAACGTCTGGTTTGGCAACCCGATCCCCGCGCTGCTTGCGGCGGCGATGGCTGCGGGTCTGATCGCGACTGATCGCTTCGACTCGGAACTGCTGTGGCCGTGGCGCGACTGA